The genomic interval TGGTTGATGGATTGATTTCCGCAGTCAGCCATGTCGGCAGATTAGTGTCGAAGGGGTCGTGTGGCAACACCTCACCCAACAGGGGAACTTGTCTGAGTAATTTAACCCTGCAAGTCGTTTAACAAATATTTAAAACTATTTACTTTGAAGTGAGCGGTAAGGCTCATAGCTCTCCTAATTTCTAGGGCCGACATTGATGGATACGGAAATCCCTCCGGCCGTAGCCCAGATCCTGGCATCTTGAGTAGCGTCAGCCAGGGTGAGAATGGTTTCAGCAATGCCGACGTTGTTCGTTGTTTCTTCCGTAAGTTCGAGGTTTCCATTGTTTGTGCTGAAAAGAACCGTAACTCCTGGTGCCGGAAATCCTCGAGTGTCCGTGACCGTGGCACGAATCCGCCAAGCTTGAGAGACACCTCCGCCGGACTGGCTGAAAGCCTCCAGCCGTATATCCCCAATGACAATGCCTTCCCCGACCCGGATGGTTGTTGTTGTCCTGGCTCCACTCCCAAAGGAGG from Desulfonatronum thioautotrophicum carries:
- a CDS encoding Ig-like domain-containing protein, translated to MHASPNLHFACASLLLFFFLASCGGGSTVTAVSLEADSNDVAVGGRTEVTARATGSITDNTMGERVTFTIRHNESGSRLDVINDRLDGNGEAKAIFYAGPREGTDIIEASFGSGARTTTTIRVGEGIVIGDIRLEAFSQSGGGVSQAWRIRATVTDTRGFPAPGVTVLFSTNNGNLELTEETTNNVGIAETILTLADATQDARIWATAGGISVSINVGPRN